A section of the Paramisgurnus dabryanus chromosome 4, PD_genome_1.1, whole genome shotgun sequence genome encodes:
- the LOC135760417 gene encoding uncharacterized protein, which produces MFGLFSLIRLLVIPAICGQKWTVNYFNRVNCALKGSTTFLSGNFTYPDGLTITKIFWTTDPIKCDEKAPDLSKVPEYKDRVKYIMGEKQNFLKLSNVTDQDGHRYCMKILTNLKKEKYLGRPGIKLKVTELRVEVPEEVVEGNSAVLFCKSTCLLASNTNFTWYKNKSPLSESFSSNKLKLQSVSRDDEGNYSCAVRGDEDLKSPDVTLMILTESPCVGKVTLGVTLAVIITSVSMMLLVVLVHVWIFMRRKRATSEVQNNTNLQHHKTMESSEMPYMTLDPKTTNADYDTLDNVRKSTDNRQP; this is translated from the exons ATGTTTGGTCTTTTCTCTCTAATCCGTCTGCTTGTGATCCCAG caatatgtggccaaaaatggacAGTGAACTACTTCAACAGAGTAAACTGCGCCCTGAAGGGCTCAACCACATTTCTGTCGGGCAATTTCACATATCCTGATGGTCTAACTATAACCAAGATATTTTGGACCACAGATCCAATAAAATGCGATGAGAAGGCGCCCGATCTGTCTAAAGTACCAGAATATAAAGACAGAGTTAAGTACATTATGGGTGAAAAACAAAACTTTCTCAAACTGAGTAATGTAACAGATCAGGATGGACATAGGTACTGCATGAAAATCTtgacaaatttaaaaaaagaaaaatatttgggtCGTCCTGGAATTAAGCTAAAAGTGACAG AGCTCAGGGTTGAGGTTCCTGAAGAGGTTGTTGAGGGAAATTCtgcagttttattttgtaaaagcACATGCCTCCTTGCAAGCAACACAAACTTTACCTGGTATAAAAACAAAAGTCCTTTATCAGAATCATTCAGTAGTAATAAACTGAAACTGCAGTCTGTGAGCAGAGATGATGAAGGAAACTACAGCTGTGCTGTGAGAGGAGATGAAGATCTGAAATCTCCAGATGTCACACTGATGATTCTTACAG AGAGCCCGTGTGTGGGTAAGGTTACATTGGGAGTGACATTGGCTGTCATCATCACATCTGTATCTATGATGCTGTTGGTTGTACTGGTACATGTATGGATTTTTATGAGAAG GAAAAGAGCGACATCAGAAGTTCAAAACAACACAAATCTACAGCACCATAAAACG ATGGAGTCTTCTGAAATGCCTTACATGACCCTTGACCCCAAGACCACGAATGCTGATTATGACACACTGGAT AATGTGAGGAAATCCACTGATAACAGACAACCTTGA